In one Cygnus atratus isolate AKBS03 ecotype Queensland, Australia chromosome 14, CAtr_DNAZoo_HiC_assembly, whole genome shotgun sequence genomic region, the following are encoded:
- the FGFR4 gene encoding fibroblast growth factor receptor 4 isoform X2, with product MRPLWHVLAGLLLAARPAASRRGAMETDSLASGDDDEDSDGDGPHGDRSEEPVYVHRAPYWTHPHRMDKKLYAVPAGNTVKFRCPASGSPSPSIRWFKNGREFRGEHRIGGIRLRHQHWSLVMESVVPSDRGNYTCLVENRFGSIRYSYLLDVLERSPHRPILQAGLPANTTALVGSDVEFFCKVYSDAQPHIQWLKHIEVNGSSYGPDGVPYVQVLKTADINSSEVEVLYLRNVSMEDAGEYTCLAGNSIGLSYQSAWLTVLPEEELVREAEAPEAKYTDIIIYTSGSLAVAMAVIIVVLCRMQTQSSKQPLEPMAVHKLSKFPLIRQFSLDSSSSGKSSTSLMRVTRLSSSCAPMLAGVVELDLPLDSKWEFPRDKLVLGKPLGEGCFGQVVRAEAYGIDRERPDRAVTVAVKMLKDNATDKDLADLISEMEMMKLMDKHKNIINLLGVCTQDGPLYVIVEFAAKGNLREYLRARRPPMPDYTFDITALPEEQLSFKDLVSCVYQVARGMEYLESKRCIHRDLAARNVLVTAESVMKIADFGLARDVHDIDYYKKTSNGRLPVKWMAPEALFDRVYTHQSDVWSFGILMWEIFTLGGSPYPGIPVEELFKLLKEGHRMDRPSNCTHELYMLMRECWHAVPSQRPTFKQLVEGLDKILAAVSEEYLDLSMPFEQYSPSCEDTTSTCSSDDSVFTHDPLPLAPCLFTYPSVRT from the exons ATGCGGCCGCTCTGGCACGTCCTggccgggctgctgctggcggctcggcccgccgcctcccgccgtGGGGCGATGGAGACAG ACTCACTGGCGTCGGGCGATGATGATGAAGACAGCGATGGGGACGGTCCCCACGGAGACCGCAGCGAGGAGCCCGTCTACGTGCACAGAG CGCCGTACTGGACCCACCCGCACCGGATGGACAAGAAGCTGTACGCCGTCCCCGCGGGGAACACCGTCAAGTTTCGCTGCCCGGCCtcgggcagccccagccccagcatccGCTGGTTCAAGAACGGGCGCGAGTTCCGGGGGGAGCACCGCATCGGGGGCATCCGG CTCCGGCATCAGCACTGGAGCCTGGTCATGGAGAGCGTGGTGCCCTCCGACCGCGGCAACTACACCTGCCTGGTGGAGAACAGGTTTGGGAGCATCCGCTACAGCTACCTGCTGGACGTGCTGG AGAGGTCCCCGCACCGGCCCAtcctgcaggcagggctcccCGCCAACACCACCGCCCTGGTGGGCAGCGACGTGGAGTTCTTCTGCAAGGTCTACAGCGACGCCCAGCCCCACATCCAGTGGCTGAAGCACATCGAGGTGAACGGCAGCAGCTACGGCCCCGACGGGGTGCCCTACGTGCAAGTGCTCAAG ACCGCGGATATCAACAGCTCGGAGGTGGAGGTGCTGTACCTGCGCAACGTCTCCATGGAGGACGCGGGCGAGTACACCTGCCTGGCGGGGAACTCCATCGGCCTCTCCTACCAGTCGGCCTGGCTCACCGTGCTCCCAG aaGAGGAGCTGGTGCGGGAGGCCGAGGCCCCCGAGGCCAAGTACACGGACATCATCATCTACACGTCGGGCTCGCTGGCCGTGGCCATGGCCGTCATCATCGTGGTGCTGTGCCGGATGCAGACGCAGTCGAGCAAGCAGCCCCTGGAGCCCATGGCGGTCCACAAGCTCTCCAAATTCCCGCTCATCCGGCAG TTCTCCCTGGActccagctcctctgggaaGTCCAGCACGTCCCTGATGCGCGTCACTCgcctctcctccagctgtgcCCCCATGCTGGCGGGGGTCGTGGAGCTGGACCTGCCCCTCGACTCCAAGTGGGAGTTCCCCCGGGACAA gctggtgctgggcaaGCCCCTGGGAGAAGGCTGCTTCGGCCAGGTGGTGCGGGCAGAGGCGTACGGCATCGACAGGGAGCGGCCGGACAGAGCCGTCACGGTGGCTGTGAAGATGCTCAAAG ACAACGCCACCGACAAGGACCTGGCTGACCTCATCTCCGAGATGGAGATGATGAAGCTCATGGACAAGCACAAAAACATCATCAACCTCCTGGGCGTCTGCACGCAGGACG GGCCGCTGTACGTGATTGTGGAGTTCGCAGCCAAGGGCAACCTGCGTGAGTACCTCCGCGCCCGGCGCCCTCCCATGCCCGACTACACCTTCGACATCACGGCGCTGCCTGAGGAGCAGCTCTCCTTCAAGGACCTGGTGTCCTGCGTCTACCAGGTGGCCCGCGGCATGGAGTACCTGGAGTCCAAGCGG TGCATCCACCGTGACCTGGCTGCCCGCAACGTGCTGGTCACAGCAGAGAGCGTGATGAAAATCGCCGACTTCGGCTTGGCCAGGGACGTCCACGACATCGACTACTACAAGAAAACCAGCAAC GGCCGCCTGCCTGTGAAGTGGATGGCACCAGAGGCTCTGTTTGACCGTGTCTACACCCACCAGAGCGATGT GTGGTCCTTCGGGATCCTGATGTGGGAGATCTTCACCCTGGGCGGCTCTCCCTACCCCGGCATCCCCGTGGAGGAGCTCTTCAAGCTGCTGAAGGAGGGGCACCGCATGGACCGGCCGTCCAACTGCACCCACGAGCT GTACATGCTGATGCGGGAGTGCTGGCACGCCGTGCCCTCGCAGCGCCCCACCTTCAAACAGCTGGTGGAGGGGCTGGACAAGATCCTGGCGGCCGTCTCGGAGGAG TACCTGGACCTCTCCATGCCCTTCGAGCAGTACTCGCCCTCCTGCGAGGACACCACCAGCACCTGCTCCTCGGATGACTCCGTCTTCACCCACGACCCGCTGCCGCTCGCTCCCTGCCTCTTCACCTACCCCAGCGTGAGGACTTAA
- the FGFR4 gene encoding fibroblast growth factor receptor 4 isoform X1, giving the protein MRPLWHVLAGLLLAARPAASRRGAMETELFESPLLESEEEHLLLDPGNALKLYCDANHSGASVVWYKESRPLVPGGRVHLQQSLLEISEVAYEDSGLYVCRARGTGEILRNFTISVVDSLASGDDDEDSDGDGPHGDRSEEPVYVHRAPYWTHPHRMDKKLYAVPAGNTVKFRCPASGSPSPSIRWFKNGREFRGEHRIGGIRLRHQHWSLVMESVVPSDRGNYTCLVENRFGSIRYSYLLDVLERSPHRPILQAGLPANTTALVGSDVEFFCKVYSDAQPHIQWLKHIEVNGSSYGPDGVPYVQVLKTADINSSEVEVLYLRNVSMEDAGEYTCLAGNSIGLSYQSAWLTVLPEEELVREAEAPEAKYTDIIIYTSGSLAVAMAVIIVVLCRMQTQSSKQPLEPMAVHKLSKFPLIRQFSLDSSSSGKSSTSLMRVTRLSSSCAPMLAGVVELDLPLDSKWEFPRDKLVLGKPLGEGCFGQVVRAEAYGIDRERPDRAVTVAVKMLKDNATDKDLADLISEMEMMKLMDKHKNIINLLGVCTQDGPLYVIVEFAAKGNLREYLRARRPPMPDYTFDITALPEEQLSFKDLVSCVYQVARGMEYLESKRCIHRDLAARNVLVTAESVMKIADFGLARDVHDIDYYKKTSNGRLPVKWMAPEALFDRVYTHQSDVWSFGILMWEIFTLGGSPYPGIPVEELFKLLKEGHRMDRPSNCTHELYMLMRECWHAVPSQRPTFKQLVEGLDKILAAVSEEYLDLSMPFEQYSPSCEDTTSTCSSDDSVFTHDPLPLAPCLFTYPSVRT; this is encoded by the exons ATGCGGCCGCTCTGGCACGTCCTggccgggctgctgctggcggctcggcccgccgcctcccgccgtGGGGCGATGGAGACAG AGTTGTTTGAGAGTCCCTTGCTGGAGTCGGAGGAGGAGCATCTCCTGCTGGACCCAGGCAATGCGCTGAAGCTGTACTGCGACGCCAACCACAGCGGTGCCAGCGTGGTCTGGTACAAGGAGTCCAGGCCACTAGTCCCGGGGGGCCGTGTCCATCTCCAGCAGAGCTTGTTGGAGATCTCCGAGGTCGCCTACGAGGACTCGGGGCTCTACGTGTGCCGGGCACGGGGCACTGGGGAGATCCTGCGCAACTTCACCATCTCCGTCGTGG ACTCACTGGCGTCGGGCGATGATGATGAAGACAGCGATGGGGACGGTCCCCACGGAGACCGCAGCGAGGAGCCCGTCTACGTGCACAGAG CGCCGTACTGGACCCACCCGCACCGGATGGACAAGAAGCTGTACGCCGTCCCCGCGGGGAACACCGTCAAGTTTCGCTGCCCGGCCtcgggcagccccagccccagcatccGCTGGTTCAAGAACGGGCGCGAGTTCCGGGGGGAGCACCGCATCGGGGGCATCCGG CTCCGGCATCAGCACTGGAGCCTGGTCATGGAGAGCGTGGTGCCCTCCGACCGCGGCAACTACACCTGCCTGGTGGAGAACAGGTTTGGGAGCATCCGCTACAGCTACCTGCTGGACGTGCTGG AGAGGTCCCCGCACCGGCCCAtcctgcaggcagggctcccCGCCAACACCACCGCCCTGGTGGGCAGCGACGTGGAGTTCTTCTGCAAGGTCTACAGCGACGCCCAGCCCCACATCCAGTGGCTGAAGCACATCGAGGTGAACGGCAGCAGCTACGGCCCCGACGGGGTGCCCTACGTGCAAGTGCTCAAG ACCGCGGATATCAACAGCTCGGAGGTGGAGGTGCTGTACCTGCGCAACGTCTCCATGGAGGACGCGGGCGAGTACACCTGCCTGGCGGGGAACTCCATCGGCCTCTCCTACCAGTCGGCCTGGCTCACCGTGCTCCCAG aaGAGGAGCTGGTGCGGGAGGCCGAGGCCCCCGAGGCCAAGTACACGGACATCATCATCTACACGTCGGGCTCGCTGGCCGTGGCCATGGCCGTCATCATCGTGGTGCTGTGCCGGATGCAGACGCAGTCGAGCAAGCAGCCCCTGGAGCCCATGGCGGTCCACAAGCTCTCCAAATTCCCGCTCATCCGGCAG TTCTCCCTGGActccagctcctctgggaaGTCCAGCACGTCCCTGATGCGCGTCACTCgcctctcctccagctgtgcCCCCATGCTGGCGGGGGTCGTGGAGCTGGACCTGCCCCTCGACTCCAAGTGGGAGTTCCCCCGGGACAA gctggtgctgggcaaGCCCCTGGGAGAAGGCTGCTTCGGCCAGGTGGTGCGGGCAGAGGCGTACGGCATCGACAGGGAGCGGCCGGACAGAGCCGTCACGGTGGCTGTGAAGATGCTCAAAG ACAACGCCACCGACAAGGACCTGGCTGACCTCATCTCCGAGATGGAGATGATGAAGCTCATGGACAAGCACAAAAACATCATCAACCTCCTGGGCGTCTGCACGCAGGACG GGCCGCTGTACGTGATTGTGGAGTTCGCAGCCAAGGGCAACCTGCGTGAGTACCTCCGCGCCCGGCGCCCTCCCATGCCCGACTACACCTTCGACATCACGGCGCTGCCTGAGGAGCAGCTCTCCTTCAAGGACCTGGTGTCCTGCGTCTACCAGGTGGCCCGCGGCATGGAGTACCTGGAGTCCAAGCGG TGCATCCACCGTGACCTGGCTGCCCGCAACGTGCTGGTCACAGCAGAGAGCGTGATGAAAATCGCCGACTTCGGCTTGGCCAGGGACGTCCACGACATCGACTACTACAAGAAAACCAGCAAC GGCCGCCTGCCTGTGAAGTGGATGGCACCAGAGGCTCTGTTTGACCGTGTCTACACCCACCAGAGCGATGT GTGGTCCTTCGGGATCCTGATGTGGGAGATCTTCACCCTGGGCGGCTCTCCCTACCCCGGCATCCCCGTGGAGGAGCTCTTCAAGCTGCTGAAGGAGGGGCACCGCATGGACCGGCCGTCCAACTGCACCCACGAGCT GTACATGCTGATGCGGGAGTGCTGGCACGCCGTGCCCTCGCAGCGCCCCACCTTCAAACAGCTGGTGGAGGGGCTGGACAAGATCCTGGCGGCCGTCTCGGAGGAG TACCTGGACCTCTCCATGCCCTTCGAGCAGTACTCGCCCTCCTGCGAGGACACCACCAGCACCTGCTCCTCGGATGACTCCGTCTTCACCCACGACCCGCTGCCGCTCGCTCCCTGCCTCTTCACCTACCCCAGCGTGAGGACTTAA